The proteins below are encoded in one region of Sander lucioperca isolate FBNREF2018 chromosome 11, SLUC_FBN_1.2, whole genome shotgun sequence:
- the colgalt2 gene encoding procollagen galactosyltransferase 2 isoform X2, whose amino-acid sequence MIHHLYRAATDHNVDNTTAMLREWLKRAQGVYHYVEWRPMEEPRSYTDEWGPKHWPPSRFNHVMKLRQAALKAARERWADYILFVDSDNLLTNPRVLNLLMAENLTVAAPMLESRSLYSNFWCGITPQGYYKRTPDYQPIREWKRLGCFAVPMVHSTFLLDLRRESSRDLAFYPPHPDYSWAFDDIMVFAFSARQAGVQMYVCNREHYGLLPVPLKAQQSVEDESESFIHTITEALIDHDIEPSEHLYSPPSPQDTMGFDKIFLINLKRRLDRRTRMLKTMSSLGLHATLTDAVDGKALNSSQLQALGIEMMPGYKDPYSGRVLTRGEIGCFLSHHSIWTQVVEHGLQKVLVLEDDVRFEPRFKRRIQAIMDDTEKTQLDWDLIYVGRKRMQVQQPEQSVDGVNNLVKADYSYWTLGYALSQQGARKLLAADPFKRMLPVDEYLPIMFNKHPNTEFMSHFEARDLKAFSVEPLLIYPTHYTGEPGYISDTETSTIWDDEAVATDWDRQHARKTAQQDSIRPVAQNSVTGDSPPPAARASRDEL is encoded by the exons ATGATACACCATCTTTACCG GGCAGCAACAGACCATAATGTGGACAACACCACTGCCATGTTGAGAGAATGGCTGAAGAGAGCCCAGGGTGTCTACCACTACGTGGAGTGGAGACCCATGGAGGAGCCAAG GTCCTACACAGATGAGTGGGGTCCGAAGCACTGGCCTCCGTCAAGGTTCAACCATGTGATGAAGCTGAGGCAGGCGGCGCTGAAGGCTGCCAGGGAACGATGGGCTGACTACATACTG TTTGTAGACAGTGACAACCTGTTGACCAACCCCCGTGTGCTGAACCTGCTGATGGCTGAAAACTTGACTGTGGCTGCTCCCATGTTAGAGTCTCGCTCTCTCTACTCCAACTTCTGGTGTGGCATCACCCCACAG gGTTACTACAAGCGAACCCCAGACTACCAGCCGATCAGGGAGTGGAAGCGGCTTGGCTGTTTCGCTGTTCCCATGGTCCACAGCACCTTCTTATTAGACCTGCGTCGTGAATCCAGCAGGGACCTGGCCTTCTACCCTCCTCACCCTGACTACAGCTGGGCATTTGACGACATAATGGTGTTTGCTTTCTCGGCACGTCAAGCAG GGGTGCAGATGTATGTGTGTAACAGAGAACACTATGGTCTCCTGCCCGTCCCTCTCAAAGCACAGCAGAGTGTGGAAGATGAAAGCGAGAGTTTCATACACACCATCACAGAGGCTTTGa TTGACCACGACATTGAGCCCTCTGAGCACCTGTACTCTCCGCCATCACCGCAGGACACCATGGGTTTCGATAAA ATTTTCCTGATCAACCTGAAGCGTCGGCTGGACAGAAGAACCAGGATGTTGAAAACAATGTCTTCACTGGGTCTGCATGCCACTCTGACAGACGCAGTGGACGGCAA GGCTCTCAATTCCTCCCAGCTGCAGGCGCTGGGAATAGAGATGATGCCGGGCTACAAGGACCCTTACTCTGGTCGAGTCCTAACCAGAGGGGAGATTGGTTGCTTCCTCAGCCATCACTCCATATGGACACAG GTGGTGGAGCATGGCCTCCAGAAGGTTCTTGTTTTAGAGGATGACGTGAGGTTTGAGCCCAGGTTTAAACGGCGAATCCAGGCCATAATGGATGACACAGAGAAAACCCAGCTGGACTGGGACCTCAT CTACGTGGGGCGTAAGCGTatgcaggtgcagcagccagAGCAGTCTGTGGACGGTGTGAACAACCTGGTCAAGGCCGACTACTCCTACTGGACGCTCGGCTATGCGCTGTCCCAGCAAGGAGCCAGGAAGTTACTGGCTGCCGACCCCTTCAAAAGGATGCTGCCCGTCGACGAGTATCTGCCCATTATGTTCAACAAACACCCAAA CACGGAGTTCATGTCTCACTTTGAGGCGCGGGACCTGAAGGCCTTCTCCGTGGAGCCGCTGCTCATCTATCCCACCCACTACACCGGAGAGCCGGGCTACATCAGCGACACGGAGACCTCCACAATCTGGGACGACGAGGCCGTGGCCACAGACTGGGACCGGCAGCACGCCCGCAAGACGGCCCAACAGGACAGCATCCGCCCCGTGGCACAGAACAGCGTCACTGGAGACTCGCCGCCTCCTGCAGCTCGAGCCTCGCGGGACGAACTCTGA